In the Triticum aestivum cultivar Chinese Spring chromosome 2B, IWGSC CS RefSeq v2.1, whole genome shotgun sequence genome, GATCCGCACCGGGGAAGCACCTTCCCGCGCCAAGCAAACAGGGCCGCCAAAGCCCAGATCGGACCCAACCCTGCTACCCATGCGCCCACCTCGCGCCGGCGCACACATGCCCCTCCACGTCGCCCCGTCGGGGCCACAACGTCCTCCGACAGGCCGCCTTGGACACTACACCTGCCCTCTCCTCCGACCGCTCTGGCCACTGTGACTGCCCTCTCCTCCAGCCGCCCATGGCCACGGCGCCGCCAGGAACGCAGCAACGCCCAGATATGCGCGGACGGACTCCTAGCAACCGCGCCATCACTGCAAGAACGCGGCTCCGCAACGCCGCCAAGCACCATGGCCAACAGCGCCTCGAGCCCGCTCTCCCGCCAGATCGAGCCGTCCCCCACGCCGCTCTACCTGTGCGAGAGGAACCCGCGTCCTCGCCGCCGCTGACGCTGCACGGGCTTTGCCCGACGGTGCTCACAGGCGGCGGCAAGGGGAGCAGGTGAGGAGGGAACTGCCcaggggcggctagggttttctCTCCCGGGCCGTCCACGGGAGCGGGTCGCATGCAGTGCCCGCGGGTGGTTGGTGTTCGGGTGTAGGTCTCTTGTTTTTCTGCAACTGCTGGATTCTTCTCTGCTATGGCTGCACATGACTACTTTCCCAATGACGGCTATCTCGTCACCAAAATGGCACTACCTGGTGATGGTAATGCGATTGTAATGCCTCTTCATCCACCATGCTGTATGTGTTCGTATCCCTTTTCGTTAGGGACCGTGTCTAGATTATTAGTACTATCAATTAATTTGGACATGTCGATATCAATAATATCTACCTGATTATATGTCTATACCATGTGTATGATTACTGTTCATTTGATCTTCACGCTTATTATGTTCGTGATGAATTATCTACACATTTCAGGATTAAACGATACGGAAATTTCTTAAATATTAAACATAGATAATTTGGACACTCTATTGAAGTAATTTTATGACAGGTTGTTTTAATACTCTAGAAAATTTTATCATCAAAATGATACACAAACTATTGAAGATATTCCAAGAAATAGGAAAGACGACTAGGCAGCAGGACAGCAGCAGAAGGGAGGAAACTCTTGGAAACTTTTAAGGCGACAGCAGGAGAGCATTGCATCTCGCACAGTGGCGCAGCATAGCTCCGGCTTTGCGCAGCACAGCTGCGCTGCACAGCTGCCTGCGCAGACGCTCCCTCTGCCACCCCATTAATGCCGACCCCATCCCCCTTCCCACCCCCACTCCTCCTTCCTTcacttccctttccttcccttcctttTGCCCCCCTACCTTCCAACCATCCAAGAAAACCCCAACCCACAACCCAAGAACACGACAAGAAGCTGGGGTACTTCCGCACCAAAATCTGCATACGGACAGATTGGTTTTGGTTAACTCTCCCAGCAAGTCCTTGGCGGCCATGGAGAGGGAAGGGGGGCCCAAGTTCGAGCGGAAGGCCGGAAGAGGGGGCGATGGTAGAAACGCTGGTAgtaatggcggcggcggcggcgggggcggcggcagtggcgggaATGGGAGGTGGAAGTGGAGCGGAGTTtgtggtagcggcggcggcggcggcggcggccacagACAGTACCCGATCATCCAGGCCTATCCGGCCCTCCTGCCCCTGCCTATAAACTCCGGCCGCGCGCATAATAACGGAGCGGTCGCGCTGCCCCTGCCGCCGCCTGTGCTGCTGTAcctgcagcagccgccgccgctgcacctGCTCCCCGCGGCCGCCACGTGCTACGGGAAACCCATGGCCGGCGCGGCGCAGAGGGGGGCAATGTGGACGCACCGGCCATCcaagaagccgccgccgcccccgcacgCCGTCACCGCCGCGCTGCTGCCGCTCCCGCAGGGTAAAAGGCACCTTTTTCTCGGTTACTTCCCGCATCTTTGTTTTTGTATTTTCTACTAGTAGTTCATAGTATATAATACCTGGGTGGTGGTGTTCCCCCACCTAAATATATTACTCAGTGTGAGCTAGTTTTTACTTGCAGCTATTATTTTTATGGGTGATGATGATGCATAGTTTGATGTGAAGTGGTGTCTGCTAGCTGTATAGTTAGGGATTAATTCGCTTGTCATACAAAGGTAATGCAGTACAGTGTTTTCGGATCAATGCCACAGTGCTGTATAGTTAATCAGATGAAATCTTAGGAAGCTTGTGATTTTATGGATTTCTACTTTTGACTGTATGCTTGTCTGTTGTCCCTTTTGTGCCATATATATTTGGATTAATCTGCATTCCATGGGTGGGATGCAATTTTGACTGCCTGAGCCGAGACACAGCCAAGGTGCTATTTGTGGTACTGCGGATGACACCTTTTTCTCTTGAAAGTTAGATCCCTTTCCACTCCTCATGAATGGGGCGTGGTTATCTTTTGGGAGAATCTGTTGGTAAAAAAAAAGTTCCATTACCTCCTCTTCCTTTTTGTTGGTACAGTCATGTACCATTATCTTGGTGCTTCTGCTACTGCTACCTATTTGCTTCATAGTTGCACTTGTTATAGATATTGGTCTTATCATTCTCTTGCTTTTAGTTGAGAAGTTCTCTTCCTGTAACCACTACTAGTACATATGATTAGATTCTCTGGTTCCTTACATGTCAGTATCAATGTACTAGCAGATGCCAAGACGCTTCCGCACAAAAAGTTCTCCATACGTGAGAAGAAGGCATCTGATGTCGGAATGGATCATGCAAACGGCCATCATAGGCCCTCAAGCAATCACCAAAGAAGTCCCATTGCGCGGAGACCGGACAATGGGGGGATCGAGGGGGCTGTGATTCCTCTATCTGCAAATTATTTCCTTGTGCGGTTCAGTCCGGATCAAAAGATTTTCCAGTATGATATTGACATTACCCCTCATCCATCCAAGGAAACAGCAAGAATGATCAAGAACAAGCTTGTTCAAGAAAATTCAAGTGTTCTCTCTGGTGCGCTGCCGGCCTTTGATGGCCGCAGGGACCTTTATAGTCCTATTGAGTTTCAGGAGAACAAGGCCGAGTTCTTCGTCAATCTCCCAGTTGCATCAGCACGATGTCCAGTAGATAAAAAGAATGGCCACATGCTTGACAAACAGAGTTTTAAAGTTTTCAAGGTGAACATTCGATTGGTTTCGAAGCTAAGTGGTGAGGACTTGAATAAGTATTTGACCGAAGACAAGGATGGCATTTCACTCCCTCAAGATTACCTCCATGCGCTGGAAGTCATCTTGCGAGAAGGTGCCATGGAAAGTTCCGTTCTGGTAGGCCGGTCTTTGTATCCACGCTCTATGGGAGAAGCAAGGGAGATTGGTGGTGGGGCTGTTGGATTAAGAGGTTTCTTTCAGAGCCTGAGACCAACCAAGCAAGGTCTCGCCCTTAATGTTGACCTCTCACTCACAGTATTCCACGAGAGCACCGGCATGATTGTGTACTTGCAGAAGCGCTTTGACTTCTTGAAGGACCTTTCGCATCAAAAAACTAGGGCTTTGTCAGAAGAGGAGCGGAGAGAGGTGGAGAAAGCTTTGAAGAACATTCAGGTTCGCGTATGCCATCGTGAGACCGACCAAAGGTACCATGTGCATAGCTTGACCAAGGAGACAACCGAAAACCTCAAGTTTCGAGATCGAAGTGCCAAAGATCTTATGGTGGTGGATTACTTCAAGGAGCAATACAACCATGATATACAGTTCAGGAACATGCCATGCTTGCAGATTGGTAGGAGCAAACCATGTTATGTGCCAATGGAGCTTTGTGTAGTTTGTGAGGGTCAGAAGTTTCTTGGCAAGCTCTCAGATGAACAAACCTCCAAGGTTCTCAGAATGGGGTGCCAAAGACCAAGTGAAAGAAAGGGAATCATAAAGGGCATTGTCGAAGAAGAATTTGGTGCTGGAAGGTATGGTTCATCATACTTGTCTTGTAATAGTTTTGCAGCAGCACTTGTGAACTATAGAAGTGTCTTTTGTTCTAAACTCTATGACTCTGTCATGCAGATTTAATCATAGCTACCTTACTCTTCTTGCAGTAATTCTTACGCCGACCAATTCAATCTCCAAGTGTCGAAGGACATGACACAACTCTCTGGGAGGGTTCTCTTGCCGCCAAGACTCAAGTTTGGTAGTGGAGGGCGCATTACGGATATGACGCCACACCGATTTGAtcgccaatggagtttgctggacAGCCATGTTACTGATGGCTCCAAGATTAAAAACTGGGCCTTGATAAGCTTTGGTGGTACCCCGGAGCAGCACTCCTACATTCCAAAGTTTGTCAACCAGCTATCAAGTCGGTGCGAGCAGCTTGGGATTCTTCTAAACAAGAAACCCGTCATCAGCCCATTGTTTGAGCGGATTCAACTTCTCAATAATCCTGGCATTTTGGAGAGTAAATTGGGGAAAATTCAAGAAGCTGCATCAGGCAACCTGCAACTACTAATCTGTGCCATGGAACGTAGGCACCGTGGCTATGCTGATCTGAAGCGGATTGCTGAAACGTCCATTGGTGTTGTGACACAGTGTTGCCTGTATCCCAACTTAAGCAAGCTGACCGTGCAGTTTGTGGCCAATTTAGCCCTAAAGATGAATGCTAAGCTTGGGGGCTGCAATGTTTCCCTCTATAACAGCCTGCCATGTCAAATTCCTAGAATATTTTCAGATGAGGAGCCAGTGATGTTCATGGGTGCTGATGTCACACACCCTCACCCACTCGACGACTCGAGCCCATCGGTGGTCGCCGTAGTTGCAAGCATGAACTGGCCTGCGGCAAACAAGTACATTTCCAGGATGAGGTCGCAAACGCACCGGAAAGAAATAATCGAACACCTGGATGTGATGACTGGTGAACTACTTGAAGAGTTCCTGAAAGAAGTTGGCAAGCTCCCGGGTAGAATCATATTCTTCCGGGATGGCGTGAGCGAGACGCAGTTCGACAAGGTCCTCAAGGAGGAGATGCATGCCCTGCGAGTGGCCTGTTTGAGGTACCCAGGCTACAAGCCCCTGACCACGTTCGTCGTGGTTCAGAAGAGGCATCACACCAGGCTCTTCCACAGGGAGAAGAACGGTGGCTCCACACACTATTCCGATCAGAACATACCGCCGGGGACGGTCGTCGACACGGTGATCACACACCCGAGGGAATTCGACTTCTACCTGTGCAGCCACTGGGGCACCAAGGGGACGAGCCGTCCAACTCATTACCACGTCCTGTTGGACGAGAACAGGTTCCAGTCCGACGAGGTGCAGCAGCTGATACACAATCTTTGCTACACTTTCGTGCGGTGCACCAGGCCGGTGTCCCTTGTGCCCCCTGCGTACTATGCGCATCTCGCCGCGTACAGGGGCAGGCTGTACCTTGAGAGGTCAGATTCGGTGGCCACCAGCTGCACGACTCTGTACAGATCCACTCCATTGCAGACGACGCCCCTGCCTAAGCTCAGTGACAGCGTGAAAAGGCTCATGTTCTACTGCTGATGCTCTGCTGTGTGCCTTGGATCTCATGGCATTTTGCGTATTTTCTTCTTCTGCAGTGTATTCTGCATCTACCCGAATTTATATATTTAGGAAACATGTATAGTGTCTCCTTGGACAATGATCATGCGTATGGCAGTGGCATCTTACAGTGGTTGGATGTTGGTGCTTGGTTGCATTATGCAAAATTCTGATGCCAAACTGCT is a window encoding:
- the LOC123046407 gene encoding protein argonaute 7, encoding MEREGGPKFERKAGRGGDGRNAGSNGGGGGGGGGSGGNGRWKWSGVCGSGGGGGGGHRQYPIIQAYPALLPLPINSGRAHNNGAVALPLPPPVLLYLQQPPPLHLLPAAATCYGKPMAGAAQRGAMWTHRPSKKPPPPPHAVTAALLPLPQDAKTLPHKKFSIREKKASDVGMDHANGHHRPSSNHQRSPIARRPDNGGIEGAVIPLSANYFLVRFSPDQKIFQYDIDITPHPSKETARMIKNKLVQENSSVLSGALPAFDGRRDLYSPIEFQENKAEFFVNLPVASARCPVDKKNGHMLDKQSFKVFKVNIRLVSKLSGEDLNKYLTEDKDGISLPQDYLHALEVILREGAMESSVLVGRSLYPRSMGEAREIGGGAVGLRGFFQSLRPTKQGLALNVDLSLTVFHESTGMIVYLQKRFDFLKDLSHQKTRALSEEERREVEKALKNIQVRVCHRETDQRYHVHSLTKETTENLKFRDRSAKDLMVVDYFKEQYNHDIQFRNMPCLQIGRSKPCYVPMELCVVCEGQKFLGKLSDEQTSKVLRMGCQRPSERKGIIKGIVEEEFGAGSNSYADQFNLQVSKDMTQLSGRVLLPPRLKFGSGGRITDMTPHRFDRQWSLLDSHVTDGSKIKNWALISFGGTPEQHSYIPKFVNQLSSRCEQLGILLNKKPVISPLFERIQLLNNPGILESKLGKIQEAASGNLQLLICAMERRHRGYADLKRIAETSIGVVTQCCLYPNLSKLTVQFVANLALKMNAKLGGCNVSLYNSLPCQIPRIFSDEEPVMFMGADVTHPHPLDDSSPSVVAVVASMNWPAANKYISRMRSQTHRKEIIEHLDVMTGELLEEFLKEVGKLPGRIIFFRDGVSETQFDKVLKEEMHALRVACLRYPGYKPLTTFVVVQKRHHTRLFHREKNGGSTHYSDQNIPPGTVVDTVITHPREFDFYLCSHWGTKGTSRPTHYHVLLDENRFQSDEVQQLIHNLCYTFVRCTRPVSLVPPAYYAHLAAYRGRLYLERSDSVATSCTTLYRSTPLQTTPLPKLSDSVKRLMFYC